In Micromonospora sp. WMMA1363, a genomic segment contains:
- a CDS encoding AURKAIP1/COX24 domain-containing protein translates to MGSVVKKRRKRMAKKKHRKLLRKTRVQRRRLGK, encoded by the coding sequence ATGGGCTCGGTGGTCAAGAAGCGCCGCAAGCGCATGGCTAAGAAGAAGCACCGCAAGCTGCTGCGCAAGACCCGCGTCCAGCGTCGCCGTCTCGGCAAGTGA
- a CDS encoding helix-turn-helix domain-containing protein has product MAGSQSDGRLSEVKFLTVAEVATVMRVSKMTVYRLVHSGELTAVRVGRSFRVPEHAVHEYLRGAFQETA; this is encoded by the coding sequence ATGGCCGGGTCGCAGTCCGACGGTCGGCTGTCGGAGGTCAAGTTTCTCACCGTCGCCGAGGTAGCGACGGTCATGCGGGTGTCGAAGATGACGGTCTACCGGCTGGTGCACAGCGGCGAGCTCACCGCGGTCCGGGTCGGTCGGTCGTTCCGCGTTCCCGAGCACGCCGTGCACGAATACCTACGCGGCGCCTTCCAGGAAACCGCCTGA